A genomic region of Miscanthus floridulus cultivar M001 chromosome 3, ASM1932011v1, whole genome shotgun sequence contains the following coding sequences:
- the LOC136546741 gene encoding uncharacterized protein gives MAMEKAASFLSSLLGGGGGEPAATVKSIFIYPIKSCRGLAVPQAPIAPTGFRWDRQWVVVNAKGRAYTQRVEPKLALVQVELPLEAFAEDWQPTPDDHMVIRAPGMDTLKIPLAAEHTTIDDVSVWEWSGSAYDEGAEAAEWFSTYFRKPSRLVRFKEASETRPTDPDFAQGYKITFTDCFPFLIASQGSLDALNEILKEPVPMNRFRPNILVDGCHPYSEDLWKTIKINNLTFLGVKLCNRCKVPTINQENGIPGTEPTETLLTFRSDQVLRPSHKNKRQVYFGQNLVCKESLSGKCKGKIIKVGDPVYVLQAFASSNEAPA, from the exons ATGGCCATGGAGAaggccgcctccttcctctcctccctcctaggcggcggcggcggggagccgGCGGCGACTGTCAAGTCTATCTTCATATACCCCATCAAGTCCTGCAGGGGCCTCGCCGTGCCACAGGCACCCATCGCCCCCACTG GGTTCCGGTGGGATCGGCAGTGGGTGGTGGTGAACGCCAAAGGGAGAGCATACACCCAGAGGGTGGAGCCCAAGCTCGCTCTGGTCCAGGTGGAGCTGCCGCTGGAGGCCTTCGCCGAGGACTGGCAGCCCACGCCCGACGACCACATGG TTATCAGAGCACCCGGAATGGACACGCTGAAGATACCTCTAGCAGCGGAACACACCACAATCGACGACGTCTCTGTGTGGGAGTGGTCTGGCTCTGCATATGACGAAGGGGCTGAAGCGGCCGAATGGTTCTCAACTTACTTTAGGAAGCCAAGTCGACTAGTGCGCTTCAAAGAAG CATCGGAAACTAGACCAACCGATCCAGATTTCGCCCAAGGTTACAAGATCACGTTTACCGATTGCTTCCCATTTCTGATAGCCTCTCAG GGCTCACTGGATGCACTAAATGAGATTCTTAAAGAACCTGTACCAATGAACCGCTTCAGACCAAA TATTTTAGTGGATGGATGCCACCCATACTCAGAGGACCTGTGGAAAACCATAAAGATAAACAACCTAACATTCCTAGGTGTGAAGTTATGCAACCGCTGCAAG GTGCCAACCATTAATCAAGAGAATGGAATACCTGGCACTGAACCAACTGAAACTCTACTGACATTTCGGTCCGACCAAGTGCTTCGTCCAAGCCACAAAAATAAACGACAG GTGTACTTTGGGCAGAATTTAGTCTGCAAGGAATCTCTATCAGGTAAGTGCAAAGGAAAGATCATCAAGGTTGGCGATCCAGTTTATGTTCTGCAGGCGTTCGCTTCTTCTAATGAAGCCCCAGCCTGA
- the LOC136546740 gene encoding extensin-like isoform X1: protein MRPSVESPMYAMEESTAYLLPPLRLLFVFFAAFAFLAQCGGARVLRPEKMLLGHYSYYSTPVMPPYAEVFTPSKPPPPPPGSPKCVLTPDAPPPPPKATTVPAPAFVYSSPPPPEIEYPPPYISPSPPPTVAPLPPVVYPSPPEVTPSPPEVAPYPSPSPPEISPSPPEISPSPPEISPSPPEISPTPPEIAPSPPPTVTPLPPIIYPSPPEVTPSPPEVAPYPSPPEISPSPPEITPSPPESSPSPPEIAPSPPEISPNPTPPSIVPSPPEYAPEPPTYVPGPPEYAPEPPTYVPSPPEYAPEPPTYVPSPPEYAPEPPTYVPSPPAYNAPEPPTYVPSPPIYSPYPPGIIPSPPEYAPEPPGIVPSPPEYAPEPPGSVPSPPEYAPEPPAVVPGPPEFATEPPGAPAVPSPGGGFLPPVVFPPPFATPSPGTTGSEWCVAKPSVPGPIVQQAMDYACGSGVDCDSILPSGLCFRPNTMLAHASFAFNSHWQRTKANGATCDFGGTAMLIPKDPSYGGCHYILM from the exons ATGCGTCCATCCGTTGAGAGCCCCATGTACGCCATGGAGGAGAGCACCGCGTACCTGCTGCCCCCGTTGCGGCTGCTCTTCGTCTTCTTCGCCGCCTTCGCCTTCCTCGCGCAATGCGGTG GTGCAAGAGTGCTGAGGCCAGAGAAGATGCTGCTTGGCCACTACTCTTACTACAGCACGCCGGTCATGCCTCCCTACGCCGAGGTGTTCACACCATCAaagccccctcctcctcctcccggctcTCCCAAATGTGTCCTCACTCCGgacgcgccgccgcctcctccgaagGCGACCACCGTCCCGGCGCCGGCCTTCGTCTACTCATCCCCGCCGCCACCGGAGATAGAATACCCTCCGCCGTACATCAGCCCAAGCCCGCCGCCCACGGTTGCGCCGCTCCCGCCCGTCGTTTACCCAAGCCCACCAGAAGTCACTCCTAGCCCACCAGAGGTCGCGCCGTATCCCAGTCCCAGCCCACCCGAAATCTCACCGAGCCCGCCAGAGATATCACCGAGCCCGCCCGAAATCTCACCTAGCCCACCAGAGATATCACCGACCCCACCAGAGATCGCGCCGAGCCCACCGCCCACGGTTACGCCGCTCCCGCCCATCATTTACCCAAGCCCACCAGAAGTCACGCCCAGCCCACCAGAGGTCGCTCCATATCCTAGCCCACCTGAAATCTCGCCGAGCCCACCAGAGATCACGCCAAGCCCACCGGAGAGCTCACCGAGCCCGCCGGAAATCGCACCGAGTCCACCGGAGATCTCACCGAACCCAACGCCGCCGAGCATTGTGCCGAGCCCACCGGAGTACGCGCCAGAGCCACCAACCTACGTCCCAGGCCCGCCGGAGTACGCGCCAGAGCCACCAACCTACGTCCCAAGCCCGCCGGAGTACGCACCGGAGCCACCAACCTACGTCCCAAGCCCGCCGGAGTACGCACCGGAGCCACCGACCTACGTGCCGAGCCCACCGGCGTACAACGCGCCGGAGCCGCCGACGTACGTGCCGAGCCCGCCAATCTACTCGCCGTATCCGCCCGGGATCATCCCCAGCCCTCCGGAGTACGCGCCGGAACCGCCTGGGATCGTCCCGAGCCCGCCGGAGTACGCGCCGGAACCACCTgggtccgtcccgagcccgccGGAGTACGCGCCGGAGCCGCCGGCGGTCGTGCCTGGCCCGCCAGAGTTCGCGACGGAGCCGCCGGGGGCCCCGGCCGTCCCCTCCCCGGGAGGCGGCTTCCTGCCGCCGGTGGTGTTCCCGCCCCCGTTCGCGACGCCGTCGCCGGGGACGACGGGCTCGGAGTGGTGCGTGGCGAAGCCGTCGGTGCCGGGCCCCATCGTGCAGCAGGCCATGGACTACGCCTGCGGCTCGGGGGTGGACTGCGACTCGATCCTGCCGTCGGGCCTGTGCTTCCGGCCGAACACCATGCTGGCGCATGCCTCCTTCGCCTTCAACAGCCACTGGCAGCGCACCAAGGCCAACGGCGCCACCTGCGACTTCGGCGGCACCGCCATGCTCATCCCCAAGGACCCCA GCTATGGTGGCTGCCACTACATTTTGATGTGA
- the LOC136546740 gene encoding extensin-like isoform X2 produces MRPSVESPMYAMEESTAYLLPPLRLLFVFFAAFAFLAQCGGARVLRPEKMLLGHYSYYSTPVMPPYAEVFTPSKPPPPPPGSPKCVLTPDAPPPPPKATTVPAPAFVYSSPPPPEIEYPPPYISPSPPPTVAPLPPVVYPSPPEVTPSPPEVAPYPSPSPPEISPSPPEISPSPPEISPSPPEISPTPPEIAPSPPPTVTPLPPIIYPSPPEVTPSPPEVAPYPSPPEISPSPPEITPSPPESSPSPPEIAPSPPEISPNPTPPSIVPSPPEYAPEPPTYVPGPPEYAPEPPTYVPSPPEYAPEPPTYVPSPPEYAPEPPTYVPSPPAYNAPEPPTYVPSPPIYSPYPPGIIPSPPEYAPEPPGIVPSPPEYAPEPPGSVPSPPEYAPEPPAVVPGPPEFATEPPGAPAVPSPGGGFLPPVVFPPPFATPSPGTTGSEWCVAKPSVPGPIVQQAMDYACGSGVDCDSILPSGLCFRPNTMLAHASFAFNSHWQRTKANGATCDFGGTAMLIPKDPTQCM; encoded by the exons ATGCGTCCATCCGTTGAGAGCCCCATGTACGCCATGGAGGAGAGCACCGCGTACCTGCTGCCCCCGTTGCGGCTGCTCTTCGTCTTCTTCGCCGCCTTCGCCTTCCTCGCGCAATGCGGTG GTGCAAGAGTGCTGAGGCCAGAGAAGATGCTGCTTGGCCACTACTCTTACTACAGCACGCCGGTCATGCCTCCCTACGCCGAGGTGTTCACACCATCAaagccccctcctcctcctcccggctcTCCCAAATGTGTCCTCACTCCGgacgcgccgccgcctcctccgaagGCGACCACCGTCCCGGCGCCGGCCTTCGTCTACTCATCCCCGCCGCCACCGGAGATAGAATACCCTCCGCCGTACATCAGCCCAAGCCCGCCGCCCACGGTTGCGCCGCTCCCGCCCGTCGTTTACCCAAGCCCACCAGAAGTCACTCCTAGCCCACCAGAGGTCGCGCCGTATCCCAGTCCCAGCCCACCCGAAATCTCACCGAGCCCGCCAGAGATATCACCGAGCCCGCCCGAAATCTCACCTAGCCCACCAGAGATATCACCGACCCCACCAGAGATCGCGCCGAGCCCACCGCCCACGGTTACGCCGCTCCCGCCCATCATTTACCCAAGCCCACCAGAAGTCACGCCCAGCCCACCAGAGGTCGCTCCATATCCTAGCCCACCTGAAATCTCGCCGAGCCCACCAGAGATCACGCCAAGCCCACCGGAGAGCTCACCGAGCCCGCCGGAAATCGCACCGAGTCCACCGGAGATCTCACCGAACCCAACGCCGCCGAGCATTGTGCCGAGCCCACCGGAGTACGCGCCAGAGCCACCAACCTACGTCCCAGGCCCGCCGGAGTACGCGCCAGAGCCACCAACCTACGTCCCAAGCCCGCCGGAGTACGCACCGGAGCCACCAACCTACGTCCCAAGCCCGCCGGAGTACGCACCGGAGCCACCGACCTACGTGCCGAGCCCACCGGCGTACAACGCGCCGGAGCCGCCGACGTACGTGCCGAGCCCGCCAATCTACTCGCCGTATCCGCCCGGGATCATCCCCAGCCCTCCGGAGTACGCGCCGGAACCGCCTGGGATCGTCCCGAGCCCGCCGGAGTACGCGCCGGAACCACCTgggtccgtcccgagcccgccGGAGTACGCGCCGGAGCCGCCGGCGGTCGTGCCTGGCCCGCCAGAGTTCGCGACGGAGCCGCCGGGGGCCCCGGCCGTCCCCTCCCCGGGAGGCGGCTTCCTGCCGCCGGTGGTGTTCCCGCCCCCGTTCGCGACGCCGTCGCCGGGGACGACGGGCTCGGAGTGGTGCGTGGCGAAGCCGTCGGTGCCGGGCCCCATCGTGCAGCAGGCCATGGACTACGCCTGCGGCTCGGGGGTGGACTGCGACTCGATCCTGCCGTCGGGCCTGTGCTTCCGGCCGAACACCATGCTGGCGCATGCCTCCTTCGCCTTCAACAGCCACTGGCAGCGCACCAAGGCCAACGGCGCCACCTGCGACTTCGGCGGCACCGCCATGCTCATCCCCAAGGACCCCA CTCAATGCATGTAA